TGGATATCCAGTTGGGCGGGGACATCACGATTACCGAGGCCATTCCCGTGTCGCTGGACGCGAAGATTGACGGGGCCGGAAAAAAGCTGATCGCGGGCGGGGCCTTCCGGCACTTCAACGTCACCGATACCCCTACGCTGGAGTTCAAGAACGTGACCTTCGACGGTGGCTCCCAAGGCGGCGGCGTCTCCATCCCCTCGGGCGGCAAGGCGACGTTTGAGGGCGGGGCCTTTGAGAGCAACAAGGCCGCGAACGGCGGTGCCGTATCGGTCGCCAGCGGCGGGGAAGCCACCTTCGACGGGACGGCCTTCAAGGGCAACCAGGCGACGGGCGACGGCGGGGCCGTCAGCGTCACCGGAACCGGCAAGGCAACGTTCACCGGGGCGATCACCTTCACCGGAAATACGGCTACGGGCAGCGGCGGGGCCGTCCACTTGGACGGGGCGGCCGTGGAGTTTCCATCAAGCGTCAGCTTCGAGAACAACAAGGCCGCGAATGGCGGCGCGGTGGCCCTGAGTGATTCCGCTAACTCCAAAGCCACGTTCAACGGCAACGTGCTATCCCCTAACACGGCGACAGCAAACGGGGGCTCCCTCTATATCCCCGGCAGCGCGGCGGTCGTCTTCAACGCGGACCAAAGTTTCACGAACAACCGCGCGGTCAACGGCGGAGCCATTTGGGCGGCGTCCCTCGCCTTCGCCTCAGACAGGATCCTGACCTTCACCGGAAACACGGCTACGGGCAATGGCGGTGCGCTCCATGTGGACGGTACGACGACGCTGACGGGCAAGTTCATCTTCAAGACCAATGATGCGGTCAAGGGAGGCGCCATCTACGCGGGAGCCAACCTCACCGTCTCCGGAGGAACTTTTTCCGGAAATACCGCCTCCGGATCCGGCGGGGCCATCTGCGCGGCTGGGACGGTTACGGTCACCGGCGGGACCTTCGAGGCTGGCAACAAGGCTGAGGGAGCCGGATCGGATGACGGCGGCGGGGCCATCTGGGCCAATGAGATCGAGGTCGAGCCGTCCGGGAGCGACCCCGTTACCTTCGCGGGCCAGGTCGCTCGAAAGGACGGAGGCGCCCTGTTCAGTAAGAACTCCCTTTCCGCCAAAAACGCGCTGTTCACCGGCAACGAAGCGGTGACGGGCAGCGGCGGGGCCGTGATGGCTCGGGGAACCGTCACGCTGACGAGGATGGCTTTCATCGGGAACATCAGCAAACAGAAGGGCGGCGCCGTCTACGCTGGGGATACCGCCACGATCACGTCCAGCGTATTCGACGGCAACACAGCCAAGGGCGACGGCGGCGCGGTGGCCCTCGACAAGAGCACGGCCCATTTCAAGATGACCGCTACGGCCATGCTGGGGAACTCCGCGGGCGACTTTACGAGCTCCGGGCAGGGCGGCGCCCTCTATCTGAACCTGAGCGCGGCGGATATAGATAGTTCTACCTTCTCCGGCAACAGCAGCCAAAGCACCTCCGACGGCCAGGGGGGCGCCGTCCGGCTTCAGGCGGTCGCCCAGTCCGCGCTGACCAACTGCACCTTCACCGGCAACACGGTGACGGGCAACACAACCAGCCAGGGCGGCGCACTTTGGTTCGGCGGTGTTGGCTCCTTCGTCCTGACCAACTGCACCCTGTCCCTGGAGAACGAGACCAAGGGCACGGGGGAGAAGCGGGGTGGCGCCTTCTACCTCAACGCCGGAAAGGCAGTTATGGCCGCGACGCTGGCAGTTGGCAACAAAGCGGAGCTTGGGGCCGACATCTTCAACGGAGGGGGAACCCTCGCCACGGGCGGCTACAACCGCATCGCCAAGTTCGGTGTGGGAACAGGCGACACGTCCTGGGCCAACCCCAACGTGAATGGCGACACCGAGACGGATCGGCAGCAGGAGGGCTGGACCTCCGCCACGTTCTTCGGTTCCAACGGCCTTGCGGACAACTCCGGCCCCGCTGTCGGCCCATCCTCGGAATCCCGCACGCTCCAGACGCTCGCATTGGACGAGGCGGGTGCCCTGGCGGCAGCCGACAGGGCGATGGACAAGATTCCCGCCTTGCTTCCCGGCTTCCCGGGAAAGGACGAGAGGGGCGTTGACCGTCCTCAGCCGGCGAACGGCAAAAAGGACATCGGGGCCTTCGAAGTGAAACAATCCGGTGGCGGTGGTGGAAATGACGACCCCGTCCTCACAATCAAATCCATTCGGATGAGCGGCATCCCCAACACGCTGACCTCGGTCGGTCAGACTGCCACCCTGACCGCTACGGTCATCTATGTGAACGGGACGACCTCAAACTCCGAAAAGGTCACCTGGTCCAGCAGCAACCCCAGCGTGGCGCGTATCGACGCCTTCGGCAACATCTACGCCTGCTCCGTGGGCAAGACCGTCATCAGCGTCACGGTGAACCGGCAGAAAACCGCCGCGGACTCCGCGGACCTCACCGTCCGGGAGGAGATGAGCTACACCAACGTCCACCCCGAGATCTGGAAGATGCTGGGCGAATTCAACGACCTGCTGGGCGCGCAAGGCGCAGGGCTCACCTTCGCGGCCTCCGACCCGGCGAAGGTTAAGGCCGCGACCTTCCGGAACACCTTCCGCGAGGCGTGGGGGCTGTCGTCCGAGCAGGTGACGGCGCTGAAAAATCGTTCGGAAATCCGCTTCAGCCAGAAGACCCTCAGTTCCACTCAGGGCTGGAGCGCCTCCAAGCCTGCCATCGACGTCTCGCTCGGCGGGCGCACCCGGGGCGATATCCTGCCCCTGAAATACCGCTGGAGCCTGTCGTGGGAGGAGCTGAGCACGCTGATGGGGCGTAAGGTGACGCAGGTCAAAAACGCCCAGGAGCTCTCCAGTGTGCTGAAGCTGGCCTTCGTCCCCGCAAACGGGGCAGCCTACGACGTGGTGGGCGGTGAGGGAGTGTCCGCGGCGGACGCGGAGTCCAAGGGCGCGTTGAAGGTGGCGAACGGCAACAACGGCCTGACCCTGGAGCTGACCGCTTTCGTGGCCGACGCCGCAGGACCGGCCGCATCGTCGGCGAAGGGCAAGCCGCAGCTTATCGACGGGCTCCTGGTGATCCCGGACGGGACCGCCGATGGGACGATCTCGGGCGCTCTGGGGCTGCTTCAGAGGCCCGCCAGCAACGGGGGCGGGAGCGGCAGCAAGGGCGAGGGCGGCGGCGGATGCGACGCGGGAGTCAGCGGAATGATGTTGGCTCTCGTGGTAGCGTTTCTGCTGCGGAGAAAAGCTTAACCTTGGATAGAGGCAGCTAGTCCGTTAAGCAGACGACCGCCTTCCGTGAGGCGTTAGCCTCGCGGGGCGTGTCGGTCGCTTATGTCGATACGCGGTCCATAAGCAGACAACCAG
This portion of the uncultured Fretibacterium sp. genome encodes:
- a CDS encoding Ig-like domain-containing protein is translated as MKRFLIQGLLALACLSFCAGAEAATVVNTFAELRDAVKNPDSLDIQLGGDITITEAIPVSLDAKIDGAGKKLIAGGAFRHFNVTDTPTLEFKNVTFDGGSQGGGVSIPSGGKATFEGGAFESNKAANGGAVSVASGGEATFDGTAFKGNQATGDGGAVSVTGTGKATFTGAITFTGNTATGSGGAVHLDGAAVEFPSSVSFENNKAANGGAVALSDSANSKATFNGNVLSPNTATANGGSLYIPGSAAVVFNADQSFTNNRAVNGGAIWAASLAFASDRILTFTGNTATGNGGALHVDGTTTLTGKFIFKTNDAVKGGAIYAGANLTVSGGTFSGNTASGSGGAICAAGTVTVTGGTFEAGNKAEGAGSDDGGGAIWANEIEVEPSGSDPVTFAGQVARKDGGALFSKNSLSAKNALFTGNEAVTGSGGAVMARGTVTLTRMAFIGNISKQKGGAVYAGDTATITSSVFDGNTAKGDGGAVALDKSTAHFKMTATAMLGNSAGDFTSSGQGGALYLNLSAADIDSSTFSGNSSQSTSDGQGGAVRLQAVAQSALTNCTFTGNTVTGNTTSQGGALWFGGVGSFVLTNCTLSLENETKGTGEKRGGAFYLNAGKAVMAATLAVGNKAELGADIFNGGGTLATGGYNRIAKFGVGTGDTSWANPNVNGDTETDRQQEGWTSATFFGSNGLADNSGPAVGPSSESRTLQTLALDEAGALAAADRAMDKIPALLPGFPGKDERGVDRPQPANGKKDIGAFEVKQSGGGGGNDDPVLTIKSIRMSGIPNTLTSVGQTATLTATVIYVNGTTSNSEKVTWSSSNPSVARIDAFGNIYACSVGKTVISVTVNRQKTAADSADLTVREEMSYTNVHPEIWKMLGEFNDLLGAQGAGLTFAASDPAKVKAATFRNTFREAWGLSSEQVTALKNRSEIRFSQKTLSSTQGWSASKPAIDVSLGGRTRGDILPLKYRWSLSWEELSTLMGRKVTQVKNAQELSSVLKLAFVPANGAAYDVVGGEGVSAADAESKGALKVANGNNGLTLELTAFVADAAGPAASSAKGKPQLIDGLLVIPDGTADGTISGALGLLQRPASNGGGSGSKGEGGGGCDAGVSGMMLALVVAFLLRRKA